Proteins from a genomic interval of Mycobacterium conspicuum:
- the fadD1 gene encoding fatty-acid--CoA ligase FadD1, which yields MAETLQQLLRERLEQDTPAVKYGDAVWTWREHLAGATATAAALIRAADPNRPLHVGALLGNTPEMLTAMASAALGGYVLCGINDTRRGEALSRDILRADCQILLTDPAHKELLDGLELPGVQVLDVTSATWSALLADAGPLSPHREVAPTDTFMMIFTSGTSGEPKAVQITHLVVLFAGLSLIERFEVTASDVCYLSMPLFHSNALMAGWSVAVGAGTAMVPATFSASGLLPDLRRYGATYMNYVGKPLAYVLATPERPDDHDNPLRVAFGNEASDRDIAAFSRRFDCIVWDGFGSTEGAIIITREDGCPPGSLGRGFPGVGIYNPDTLAECPDAVFGPDGALTNAEEAIGELVNTTGAGMFAGYYNDPEATDSRVRNGMYWSGDLAYRDADGWIYFAGRSGDWLRVDGENMTTAPIERILQRLTPISQVAVYAVPDENVGDQVMAAIVLADGAELTPEEFGAFLAEQHDLSPKAWPRYVWLTDRLPMTATNKILKRELIARGATPEGGVLWTRDARSRVYT from the coding sequence GTGGCGGAGACCCTTCAGCAGTTACTTCGCGAGCGCCTCGAGCAGGACACACCGGCCGTCAAGTACGGCGACGCGGTCTGGACCTGGCGCGAACATCTGGCGGGCGCCACCGCCACCGCGGCGGCCCTGATCCGCGCCGCTGACCCAAACCGGCCGCTGCACGTCGGCGCGCTGCTGGGCAACACCCCCGAGATGCTCACCGCCATGGCGTCGGCCGCGCTCGGCGGCTACGTGCTCTGCGGGATCAACGACACCCGCCGCGGCGAGGCGCTGTCCCGCGACATCCTGCGCGCCGACTGTCAGATCCTGCTCACCGATCCGGCGCACAAAGAGTTGCTCGACGGCCTGGAACTACCGGGCGTCCAGGTGCTGGACGTGACCAGCGCAACGTGGTCGGCCCTGCTCGCCGACGCCGGCCCGCTGTCCCCGCACCGCGAGGTCGCGCCCACCGACACGTTCATGATGATCTTCACCTCGGGGACCAGCGGCGAGCCCAAGGCGGTGCAGATCACCCACCTGGTCGTGCTGTTCGCCGGCCTGTCGCTCATCGAGCGATTCGAGGTCACCGCGTCCGACGTCTGCTACCTGTCGATGCCGCTGTTTCACTCCAACGCGCTGATGGCGGGCTGGAGCGTGGCGGTGGGCGCCGGCACCGCCATGGTGCCCGCCACGTTCTCGGCATCCGGGTTGTTGCCCGACCTGCGCCGCTACGGCGCCACCTACATGAACTACGTCGGCAAGCCGCTGGCGTACGTGCTGGCCACGCCCGAGCGGCCCGACGACCACGACAACCCGTTGCGTGTCGCCTTCGGCAACGAGGCCAGCGATCGCGACATCGCCGCATTCAGCCGCCGTTTCGACTGCATCGTGTGGGACGGTTTCGGCTCCACCGAGGGCGCGATCATCATCACCCGCGAAGACGGCTGTCCGCCCGGATCGCTGGGCCGGGGCTTTCCCGGGGTGGGCATCTACAACCCGGACACGCTGGCCGAATGTCCCGACGCGGTGTTCGGCCCCGACGGCGCCCTGACCAACGCCGAAGAGGCGATCGGCGAGTTGGTCAACACGACGGGCGCGGGCATGTTCGCCGGCTACTACAACGACCCGGAGGCCACCGACTCGCGCGTTCGGAACGGCATGTACTGGTCGGGCGACCTGGCCTACCGCGACGCCGACGGGTGGATCTACTTCGCCGGCCGCAGCGGCGATTGGTTGCGCGTCGACGGCGAGAACATGACCACGGCGCCCATCGAACGGATCCTGCAGCGGCTGACGCCCATTAGCCAGGTCGCCGTGTATGCCGTGCCCGACGAAAACGTCGGTGACCAGGTGATGGCGGCGATCGTGCTGGCCGACGGCGCCGAGCTCACGCCCGAGGAATTCGGCGCGTTCCTGGCCGAACAGCACGACTTGTCGCCCAAGGCGTGGCCGCGCTACGTCTGGCTGACCGACCGGCTGCCGATGACCGCGACCAACAAGATCCTCAAACGGGAGCTGATCGCGCGCGGCGCGACCCCCGAAGGCGGTGTGCTGTGGACGCGCGATGCGCGGAGCAGGGTCTACACGTAG